In Deinococcus radiophilus, a single window of DNA contains:
- a CDS encoding CAP domain-containing protein: MTTPDPGPQPQPQPTAPFIPAAGAAVGTGDGTKLGTVYVSPNAQEVDFMTLLNEVRTKGTVNGVDVRAGTCLAGVEPGTLKPLTYNGVMAYASRKHSTYLGTWGFEGHNELNTAHPNFYGASYADRVTRAYQELADGAFPNAGGEMVAYGSGNSNLFAAQTVTGFVHSLPHCQILAQNNIASIGVGYIPATYENATPTKPIVYRNNWTVTFGR, translated from the coding sequence GTGACCACCCCTGATCCTGGTCCCCAGCCTCAACCCCAGCCCACTGCGCCCTTCATTCCCGCCGCCGGCGCAGCCGTCGGCACTGGAGACGGCACCAAGCTCGGCACGGTGTACGTCTCGCCCAACGCACAGGAAGTGGACTTCATGACCCTGCTGAACGAGGTCCGCACAAAGGGCACCGTGAACGGTGTGGACGTGCGCGCCGGAACTTGCCTGGCCGGAGTGGAGCCGGGCACCCTGAAACCGCTGACGTACAACGGGGTGATGGCCTATGCCAGCCGGAAGCACAGCACGTATCTGGGAACGTGGGGGTTTGAAGGGCATAACGAGCTGAACACTGCCCACCCGAACTTCTATGGAGCCAGCTATGCTGACCGCGTCACCCGTGCCTATCAGGAACTGGCTGACGGAGCATTTCCCAATGCTGGAGGGGAAATGGTGGCCTATGGTAGTGGCAACTCCAATCTCTTCGCCGCTCAAACCGTTACCGGCTTTGTCCACTCTCTCCCACACTGCCAGATCCTCGCCCAGAACAACATCGCCAGCATCGGCGTCGGCTACATCCCTGCTACATATGAGAACGCCACTCCCACAAAACCTATCGTTTACAGGAACAACTGGACCGTGACCTTCGGCCGCTAA